A single Gammaproteobacteria bacterium DNA region contains:
- the miaA gene encoding tRNA (adenosine(37)-N6)-dimethylallyltransferase MiaA — MGPTASGKTALSFALAERFDVEIVSVDSALVYRGMDIGTAKPDAAVRARIPHHLIDILDPAQAYSAARFAADAGRLIREIRARGRLPLLVGGTMLYFRALTRGLSELPSADPELRARIEAEAAVQGWPRLHRRLAELDPVTAARLHPNDGHRIQRALEICELGGGPASARFAAGAHSTLQGPVIKLAPNPPERARLHQRIEQRFRQMIDQGLVAEVARLRARGDLDPDMPSMRAVGYRQMWRHLDGETSLEQAVDQGIAATRQFAKRQLTWLRTETDVHYLDPDSPDLARAAEDRIRA, encoded by the coding sequence ATGGGACCGACGGCATCCGGCAAGACCGCGCTGTCGTTCGCGCTGGCGGAACGCTTCGATGTCGAAATCGTCAGCGTCGATTCCGCGCTGGTCTATCGCGGCATGGATATCGGCACCGCCAAGCCGGATGCCGCGGTCCGCGCCCGAATTCCGCACCATCTGATCGACATTCTCGACCCCGCCCAGGCCTACTCGGCGGCGCGTTTCGCTGCCGATGCCGGCCGCCTGATTCGGGAGATACGTGCGCGCGGCCGACTGCCCCTGCTGGTGGGAGGGACCATGCTGTACTTTCGCGCCTTGACGCGCGGACTCAGCGAATTGCCGTCTGCCGATCCCGAACTGCGGGCCCGCATCGAAGCCGAAGCAGCGGTGCAGGGCTGGCCGCGCCTGCATCGACGTCTGGCGGAGCTGGATCCGGTGACGGCCGCGCGGCTGCATCCGAATGATGGTCATCGCATCCAGCGCGCACTGGAGATCTGTGAACTGGGTGGAGGTCCGGCGAGTGCAAGATTTGCGGCCGGTGCGCATTCGACGCTACAGGGGCCGGTCATCAAACTGGCGCCCAACCCGCCGGAACGCGCCCGCCTGCATCAGCGTATCGAACAGCGCTTTCGTCAGATGATCGACCAGGGTCTGGTCGCTGAAGTGGCGCGTCTACGCGCACGTGGCGACCTTGATCCGGACATGCCGTCGATGCGGGCGGTCGGTTATCGACAGATGTGGCGCCATCTGGACGGTGAAACCAGTTTGGAGCAGGCCGTGGATCAGGGTATCGCGGCGACGCGACAGTTCGCGAAACGCCAGCTGACCTGGCTGCGCACCGAGACGGATGTGCACTATCTGGACCCGGATTCCCCTGATCTGGCGCGGGCCGCCGAAGATCGGATTCGAGCGTGA
- the hfq gene encoding RNA chaperone Hfq, whose translation MSKGQTLQEPFLNTLRKERIPVSIYLVNGIKLQGHIESFDQFVVLLKNSVSQMVYKHAISTVVPARPVRLSSDDDSSED comes from the coding sequence ATGTCTAAGGGTCAAACTTTACAAGAACCTTTTTTGAACACGCTGCGCAAAGAGCGGATTCCGGTCTCGATCTATCTGGTCAACGGCATCAAGCTGCAGGGCCATATCGAGTCGTTCGACCAGTTCGTAGTCCTGCTCAAGAACAGCGTCAGTCAGATGGTCTACAAGCACGCGATCTCGACGGTGGTGCCGGCGCGCCCGGTGCGCCTGTCGAGTGACGACGATAGCAGCGAAGACTAA
- the hflX gene encoding GTPase HflX has protein sequence MPETATRPTSQKAVLVNLEFPGSDYGVEAAEFRELVCASGAEITAFIGGRRQRPDSSLFVGSGKADEVAEAVELHCAELAVFNHALSPSQERNLEKRLKCRVLDRSGLILDIFAQRARSHEGKLQVELAQLQHLSTRLVRGWSHLERQGGGIGLRGPGETQLETDRRLVRHRIAMLKRRLEEVRKRRSLSRQQRLRNEVPTVSLVGYTNAGKSTLFNALTGNDSFASSQLFATLDPTLRRLPLPPGEHIVLADTVGFIRDLPHDLVAAFRATLEESRDAGLLLHVVDAADPECSVRIEQVNAVLEEIGATKAPRILVYNKIDLLDRETPELQRDAEAQVTRIYVSAESGQGLDTLRQVVRDHFFADSVEREVRVPLRAGGLRARLFEHEAVLREQVEDDGSWTVTVRMPYAQLARMCREADLPIPAPPMQESAQ, from the coding sequence ATGCCTGAGACGGCCACGCGCCCGACGTCGCAAAAAGCGGTACTCGTCAATCTGGAATTCCCGGGTTCCGACTACGGTGTCGAAGCCGCTGAATTCCGCGAACTCGTGTGCGCGTCCGGCGCCGAGATCACGGCGTTCATCGGTGGCCGTCGCCAGCGTCCGGATTCGAGTCTGTTCGTCGGCAGCGGCAAGGCCGACGAAGTCGCCGAGGCCGTGGAACTGCATTGCGCCGAGCTGGCGGTGTTCAATCACGCGCTGTCGCCGAGCCAGGAGCGCAATCTGGAGAAGCGGCTCAAGTGTCGCGTGCTCGACCGGTCCGGGCTGATCCTCGACATCTTCGCGCAGCGTGCGCGTTCGCACGAGGGCAAGTTGCAGGTCGAGCTGGCCCAACTGCAGCACCTTTCCACGCGTCTGGTCCGTGGCTGGTCGCATCTTGAGCGCCAGGGCGGCGGCATCGGCCTGCGTGGCCCCGGCGAAACCCAGCTGGAAACCGATCGGCGACTGGTGCGTCATCGCATCGCGATGCTCAAGCGACGTCTCGAAGAGGTGCGCAAACGGCGCTCGCTGTCGCGTCAGCAGCGCTTGCGCAACGAAGTGCCCACGGTGTCGCTGGTCGGCTATACCAATGCCGGGAAATCGACGCTGTTCAATGCGCTGACCGGCAATGACAGTTTTGCCTCCAGCCAGCTGTTCGCGACCCTGGATCCGACCTTGCGGCGGCTGCCACTGCCGCCGGGCGAGCACATCGTGCTGGCCGATACCGTCGGATTCATTCGCGATCTGCCGCATGACCTGGTGGCGGCGTTCCGTGCCACGCTGGAGGAATCCAGAGATGCTGGCCTGCTGCTGCACGTGGTCGACGCCGCCGATCCGGAATGCAGCGTTCGAATCGAGCAGGTCAATGCAGTGCTTGAGGAGATCGGTGCGACCAAGGCTCCACGGATTCTGGTCTACAACAAGATCGATCTGCTTGATCGCGAGACGCCCGAATTACAGCGCGATGCCGAGGCTCAGGTCACGCGCATCTACGTCTCGGCCGAAAGCGGGCAGGGGCTCGACACGCTGCGGCAGGTCGTGCGCGATCATTTCTTCGCCGACAGCGTCGAGCGCGAGGTTCGCGTGCCGCTGCGCGCCGGCGGCCTGCGGGCCCGCTTGTTCGAGCACGAGGCGGTGCTGCGCGAACAGGTCGAGGACGATGGCAGCTGGACGGTGACGGTACGCATGCCGTATGCGCAACTGGCACGTATGTGCCGCGAGGCGGATTTGCCGATACCGGCGCCGCCAATGCAGGAATCGGCGCAGTGA